In one Arachis duranensis cultivar V14167 chromosome 9, aradu.V14167.gnm2.J7QH, whole genome shotgun sequence genomic region, the following are encoded:
- the LOC107466394 gene encoding uncharacterized protein LOC107466394, with protein sequence MRKPDNSVGPFTPDVMNFKLPQRFTLPMTLTPYDELGDPKKFLKKFRTIMIVNGASDPILCRCFLNYLDGPALDWLCALPAGSISQFQELAKLFEDHFAGSAIYLHDSDYLNTIKQKQNESLKDYMTRFTKVAISIPDLHPEVHLHAIKSGFRPENFQETIAVAKPKTLAEFREKAKGQIDIEELRQARKSDKAYYRDDDKTQNSKRNFKITPRFDSYTQFNMKRENIIKEILNPKLIKPPRNAGTYQDTKNVDKSKYCAFHQKHGHTTDECVVAKDLL encoded by the coding sequence ATGAGGAAGCCCGACAATTCTGTGGGACCATTTACACCAGATGTGATGAACTTCAAACTACCACAAAGATTCACCTTACCAATGACCCTCACCCCTTATGACGAGCTCGGAGACCCAAAGAAGTTCCTCAAGAAATTCCGAACAATAATGATCGTTAACGGTGCATCTGATCCTATTTTATGCCGTTGTTTTCTGAATTATTTAGACGGTCCTGCACTTGACTGGCTTTGTGCTTTGCCTGCAGGTTCTATCTCGCAATTTCAGGAGCTGGCCAAACTATTTGAAGATCATTTCGCTGGATCTGCAATTTATCTGCATGATTCAGATTATCTGAATACAATCAAGCAGAAACAGAATGAGAGCTTGAAAGACTATATGACTAGGTTCACGAAGGTCGCAATAAGCATACCAGACCTCCACCCCGAGGTCCATCTGCATGCCATCAAGAGCGGATTTCGGCCAGAAAATTTCCAAGAGACCATTGCGGTAGCCAAGCCAAAAACCCTTGCCGAGTTTCGTGAAAAGGCCAAGGGACAAATTGATATCGAGGAGCTTAGACAAGCTCGGAAGTCCGACAAAGCATACTACCGAGACGACGATAAGACGCAAAATAGTAAGAGAAATTTCAAAATAACCCCTCGATTTGATTCTTACACGCAGTTCAATATGAAGCGAGAGAACATAATCAAAGAGATTCTGAACCCAAAATTGATCAAGCCACCAAGGAACGCCGGTACGTATCAAGATACCAAGAATGTGGACAAATCCAAATATTGCGCTTTTCACCAAAAGCATGGCCACACCACTGACGAATGTGTAGTGGCAAAAGACCTCTTATAA